From a region of the Tamandua tetradactyla isolate mTamTet1 chromosome 10, mTamTet1.pri, whole genome shotgun sequence genome:
- the EIF4A2 gene encoding eukaryotic initiation factor 4A-II isoform X1, whose product MSGGSADYNSREHGGPEGMDPDGVIESNWNEIVDNFDDMNLKESLLRGIYAYGFEKPSAIQQRAIIPCIKGYDVIAQAQSGTGKTATFAISILQQLEIEFKETQALVLAPTRELAQQIQKVILALGDYMGATCHACIGGTNVRNEMQKLQAEAPHIVVGTPGRVFDMLNRRYLSPKWIKMFVLDEADEMLSRGFKDQIYEIFQKLNTSIQVVLLSATMPTDVLEVTKKFMRDPIRILVKKEELTLEGIKQFYINVEREEWKLDTLCDLYETLTITQAVIFLNTRRKVDWLTEKMHARDFTVSALHGDMDQKERDVIMREFRSGSSRVLITTDLLARGIDVQQVSLVINYDLPTNRENYIHRIGRGGRFGRKGVAINFVTEEDKRILRDIETFYNTTVEEMPMNVADLI is encoded by the exons ATGTCTGGTGGCTCTGCGGATTACAACAG CAGAGAACATGGCGGCCCAGAGGGAATGGACCCCGATGGTGTCATCGAG AGCAACTGGAATGAGATTGTTGATAACTTTGATGATATGAATTTAAAAGAATCTCTTCTTCGGGGTATCTatgcttatggttttgagaagCCTTCAGCTATTCAGCAGAGAGCTATTATTCCCTGTATTAAAG GGTATGATGTGATTGCTCAAGCTCAGTCAGGTACTGGCAAGACAGCCACATTTGCTATTTCCATCCTGCAACAGTTGGAGATTGAGTTCAAGGAGACCCAAGCACTAGTATTGGCCCCCACCAGAGAACTGGCTCAACAG ATTCAAAAAGTAATTCTGGCTCTTGGAGACTATATGGGAGCAACTTGTCACGCCTGTATTGGTGGAACCAATGTTCGAAATGAAATGCAAAAACTGCAGGCAGAAGCACCACACATTGTTGTTGGTACTCCAGGGAGAGTGTTTGATATGTTAAACAGAAGATACCTTT ctccaaaatggatcaaaatgtTTGTTTTGGATGAAGCAGATGAAATGTTGAGCCGGGGGTTTAAGGATCAAATCTATGAgattttccaaaaattaaataCAAGTATTCAG gttgtgTTGCTTTCTGCCACAATGCCAACCGATGTGTTAGAAGTGACCAAAAAGTTCATGCGAGATCCGATTCGAATTCTGGTGAAGAAGGAAGAATTGACCCTTGAAGGAATCAAGCAGTTTTATATTAACGTTGAAAGAGAG gAATGGAAGTTGGATACACTTTGTGACTTGTACGAGACGCTGACCATTACACAGgctgttatttttctcaataCAAGGCGCAAGGTAGACTGGCTTACTGAGAAAATGCATGCCAGAGACTTCACAGTTTCTGCACTG CATGGTGACAtggaccagaaggaaagagatgttATCATGAGGGAATTCCGATCAGGGTCGAGCCGTGTTCTGATCACTACTGACTTGTTG GCTCGTGGGATTGATGTGCAACAAGTGTCTCTGGTTATAAACTATGACCTACCTACCAATCGTGAAAACTATATTCACAG AATTGGCAGAGGGGGTCGATTTGGGAGGAAAGGTGTGGCTATTAACTTTGTTACTGAAGAAGACAAGAGGATTCTTCGGGACATTGAGACTTTCTACAATACTACAGTGGAGGAAATGCCAATGAATGTGGCAGACCTTATTTAA
- the EIF4A2 gene encoding eukaryotic initiation factor 4A-II isoform X3, with product MSGGSADYNSREHGGPEGMDPDGVIEIQKVILALGDYMGATCHACIGGTNVRNEMQKLQAEAPHIVVGTPGRVFDMLNRRYLSPKWIKMFVLDEADEMLSRGFKDQIYEIFQKLNTSIQVVLLSATMPTDVLEVTKKFMRDPIRILVKKEELTLEGIKQFYINVEREEWKLDTLCDLYETLTITQAVIFLNTRRKVDWLTEKMHARDFTVSALHGDMDQKERDVIMREFRSGSSRVLITTDLLARGIDVQQVSLVINYDLPTNRENYIHRIGRGGRFGRKGVAINFVTEEDKRILRDIETFYNTTVEEMPMNVADLI from the exons ATGTCTGGTGGCTCTGCGGATTACAACAG CAGAGAACATGGCGGCCCAGAGGGAATGGACCCCGATGGTGTCATCGAG ATTCAAAAAGTAATTCTGGCTCTTGGAGACTATATGGGAGCAACTTGTCACGCCTGTATTGGTGGAACCAATGTTCGAAATGAAATGCAAAAACTGCAGGCAGAAGCACCACACATTGTTGTTGGTACTCCAGGGAGAGTGTTTGATATGTTAAACAGAAGATACCTTT ctccaaaatggatcaaaatgtTTGTTTTGGATGAAGCAGATGAAATGTTGAGCCGGGGGTTTAAGGATCAAATCTATGAgattttccaaaaattaaataCAAGTATTCAG gttgtgTTGCTTTCTGCCACAATGCCAACCGATGTGTTAGAAGTGACCAAAAAGTTCATGCGAGATCCGATTCGAATTCTGGTGAAGAAGGAAGAATTGACCCTTGAAGGAATCAAGCAGTTTTATATTAACGTTGAAAGAGAG gAATGGAAGTTGGATACACTTTGTGACTTGTACGAGACGCTGACCATTACACAGgctgttatttttctcaataCAAGGCGCAAGGTAGACTGGCTTACTGAGAAAATGCATGCCAGAGACTTCACAGTTTCTGCACTG CATGGTGACAtggaccagaaggaaagagatgttATCATGAGGGAATTCCGATCAGGGTCGAGCCGTGTTCTGATCACTACTGACTTGTTG GCTCGTGGGATTGATGTGCAACAAGTGTCTCTGGTTATAAACTATGACCTACCTACCAATCGTGAAAACTATATTCACAG AATTGGCAGAGGGGGTCGATTTGGGAGGAAAGGTGTGGCTATTAACTTTGTTACTGAAGAAGACAAGAGGATTCTTCGGGACATTGAGACTTTCTACAATACTACAGTGGAGGAAATGCCAATGAATGTGGCAGACCTTATTTAA
- the RFC4 gene encoding replication factor C subunit 4 isoform X2, whose product MQAFLKGASISTKPTLSKDRGVPATAGSSGENKKAKPVPWVEKYRPKCVDEVAFQEEVVAVLKKSLEGADLPNLLFYGPPGTGKTSTILAAARELFGPELFRLRVLELNASDERGIQVVREKVKNFAQLTVSGSRSDGKPCPPFKIVILDEADSMTSAAQAALRRTMEKESKTTRFCLICNYVSRIIEPLTSRCSKFRFKPLSDKIQQQRLLDIAEKENVIISNEGIAYLVKVSEGDLRKAITFLQSATRLTGGKEVTEKVITDIAGVIPAETIDGIFNSCQSGSFDKLEAVVKVFFCYRM is encoded by the exons ATGCAGGCATTTCTAAAAGGTGCATCCATCAGTACTAAACCAACACTGAGCAAGGATCGAGGAGTACCTGCCACTGCAGGAAGCAGTGGAGAAAACAAGAAAGCCAAACCTGTTCCGTGGGTGGAAAAATA TCGCCCAAAATGTGTAGATGAAGTTGCTTTCCAAGAAGAAGTGGTTGCTGTGCTGAAAAAGTCTTTAGAAGGAGCTGAT CTCCCTAATCTCTTATTTTATGGGCCACCTGGAACTGGAAAAACATCCACTATTTTGGCAGCAGCTAGGGAACTCTTTGG GCCTGAACTTTTTCGATTAAGAGTTCTTGAGTTAAATGCATCAGATGAACGTGGAATACAAGTAGTTCGAGAAAAAGTGAAGAATTTTGCTCAGTTAACTGTGTCAGGAAGTCGTTCAGA TGGTAAGCCATGTCCTCCTTTTAAGATTGTAATTCTGGATGAAGCAGATTCCATGACCTCAGCTGCTCAGGCCGCTTTAAGACGTACCATGGAAAAAGAGTCTAAAACCACCAGATTCTGTCTCATCTGTAACTATGTCAGTCG AATCATTGAACCCCTAACCTCTAGATGTTCCAAATTTCGCTTCAAACCTCTGTCAGATAAAATTCAACAGCAACGATTACTAGACATTGCTGAGAAGGAAAATGTCATAATTAGCAATGAG gGAATAGCTTATCTTGTTAAAGTGTCAGAAGGAGACTTAagaaaagccattacatttcttcAGAGTGCTACTCGATTAACAGGTGGAAAGGAAGTCACAGAGAAGGTGATCACAGACATTGCTGGG GTAATACCAGCTGAGACGATTGATGGAATTTTTAACTCATGTCAGAGTGGCTCTTTTGACAAACTAGAAGCTGTGGTAAAG gtttttttttgttacagGATGTGA
- the EIF4A2 gene encoding eukaryotic initiation factor 4A-II isoform X2: MSGGSADYNREHGGPEGMDPDGVIESNWNEIVDNFDDMNLKESLLRGIYAYGFEKPSAIQQRAIIPCIKGYDVIAQAQSGTGKTATFAISILQQLEIEFKETQALVLAPTRELAQQIQKVILALGDYMGATCHACIGGTNVRNEMQKLQAEAPHIVVGTPGRVFDMLNRRYLSPKWIKMFVLDEADEMLSRGFKDQIYEIFQKLNTSIQVVLLSATMPTDVLEVTKKFMRDPIRILVKKEELTLEGIKQFYINVEREEWKLDTLCDLYETLTITQAVIFLNTRRKVDWLTEKMHARDFTVSALHGDMDQKERDVIMREFRSGSSRVLITTDLLARGIDVQQVSLVINYDLPTNRENYIHRIGRGGRFGRKGVAINFVTEEDKRILRDIETFYNTTVEEMPMNVADLI; encoded by the exons ATGTCTGGTGGCTCTGCGGATTACAACAG AGAACATGGCGGCCCAGAGGGAATGGACCCCGATGGTGTCATCGAG AGCAACTGGAATGAGATTGTTGATAACTTTGATGATATGAATTTAAAAGAATCTCTTCTTCGGGGTATCTatgcttatggttttgagaagCCTTCAGCTATTCAGCAGAGAGCTATTATTCCCTGTATTAAAG GGTATGATGTGATTGCTCAAGCTCAGTCAGGTACTGGCAAGACAGCCACATTTGCTATTTCCATCCTGCAACAGTTGGAGATTGAGTTCAAGGAGACCCAAGCACTAGTATTGGCCCCCACCAGAGAACTGGCTCAACAG ATTCAAAAAGTAATTCTGGCTCTTGGAGACTATATGGGAGCAACTTGTCACGCCTGTATTGGTGGAACCAATGTTCGAAATGAAATGCAAAAACTGCAGGCAGAAGCACCACACATTGTTGTTGGTACTCCAGGGAGAGTGTTTGATATGTTAAACAGAAGATACCTTT ctccaaaatggatcaaaatgtTTGTTTTGGATGAAGCAGATGAAATGTTGAGCCGGGGGTTTAAGGATCAAATCTATGAgattttccaaaaattaaataCAAGTATTCAG gttgtgTTGCTTTCTGCCACAATGCCAACCGATGTGTTAGAAGTGACCAAAAAGTTCATGCGAGATCCGATTCGAATTCTGGTGAAGAAGGAAGAATTGACCCTTGAAGGAATCAAGCAGTTTTATATTAACGTTGAAAGAGAG gAATGGAAGTTGGATACACTTTGTGACTTGTACGAGACGCTGACCATTACACAGgctgttatttttctcaataCAAGGCGCAAGGTAGACTGGCTTACTGAGAAAATGCATGCCAGAGACTTCACAGTTTCTGCACTG CATGGTGACAtggaccagaaggaaagagatgttATCATGAGGGAATTCCGATCAGGGTCGAGCCGTGTTCTGATCACTACTGACTTGTTG GCTCGTGGGATTGATGTGCAACAAGTGTCTCTGGTTATAAACTATGACCTACCTACCAATCGTGAAAACTATATTCACAG AATTGGCAGAGGGGGTCGATTTGGGAGGAAAGGTGTGGCTATTAACTTTGTTACTGAAGAAGACAAGAGGATTCTTCGGGACATTGAGACTTTCTACAATACTACAGTGGAGGAAATGCCAATGAATGTGGCAGACCTTATTTAA
- the RFC4 gene encoding replication factor C subunit 4 isoform X1, with protein MQAFLKGASISTKPTLSKDRGVPATAGSSGENKKAKPVPWVEKYRPKCVDEVAFQEEVVAVLKKSLEGADLPNLLFYGPPGTGKTSTILAAARELFGPELFRLRVLELNASDERGIQVVREKVKNFAQLTVSGSRSDGKPCPPFKIVILDEADSMTSAAQAALRRTMEKESKTTRFCLICNYVSRIIEPLTSRCSKFRFKPLSDKIQQQRLLDIAEKENVIISNEGIAYLVKVSEGDLRKAITFLQSATRLTGGKEVTEKVITDIAGVIPAETIDGIFNSCQSGSFDKLEAVVKDVIDEGHAATQLINQLHDVVVESDHLSDKQKSIITEKLAEVDKCLADGADEHLQLISLCATVMQQLSQNC; from the exons ATGCAGGCATTTCTAAAAGGTGCATCCATCAGTACTAAACCAACACTGAGCAAGGATCGAGGAGTACCTGCCACTGCAGGAAGCAGTGGAGAAAACAAGAAAGCCAAACCTGTTCCGTGGGTGGAAAAATA TCGCCCAAAATGTGTAGATGAAGTTGCTTTCCAAGAAGAAGTGGTTGCTGTGCTGAAAAAGTCTTTAGAAGGAGCTGAT CTCCCTAATCTCTTATTTTATGGGCCACCTGGAACTGGAAAAACATCCACTATTTTGGCAGCAGCTAGGGAACTCTTTGG GCCTGAACTTTTTCGATTAAGAGTTCTTGAGTTAAATGCATCAGATGAACGTGGAATACAAGTAGTTCGAGAAAAAGTGAAGAATTTTGCTCAGTTAACTGTGTCAGGAAGTCGTTCAGA TGGTAAGCCATGTCCTCCTTTTAAGATTGTAATTCTGGATGAAGCAGATTCCATGACCTCAGCTGCTCAGGCCGCTTTAAGACGTACCATGGAAAAAGAGTCTAAAACCACCAGATTCTGTCTCATCTGTAACTATGTCAGTCG AATCATTGAACCCCTAACCTCTAGATGTTCCAAATTTCGCTTCAAACCTCTGTCAGATAAAATTCAACAGCAACGATTACTAGACATTGCTGAGAAGGAAAATGTCATAATTAGCAATGAG gGAATAGCTTATCTTGTTAAAGTGTCAGAAGGAGACTTAagaaaagccattacatttcttcAGAGTGCTACTCGATTAACAGGTGGAAAGGAAGTCACAGAGAAGGTGATCACAGACATTGCTGGG GTAATACCAGCTGAGACGATTGATGGAATTTTTAACTCATGTCAGAGTGGCTCTTTTGACAAACTAGAAGCTGTGGTAAAG GATGTGATAGATGAGGGTCATGCAGCAACACAGCTTATAAATCAACTTCATGATGTAGTTGTGGAAAGTGATCATCTTTCTGATAAGCAGAAATCCATTATTACAGAAAAACTCGCT gaAGTGGATAAATGCTTAGCAGATGGTGCTGATGAACACCTGCAATTGATCAGCCTTTGTGCCACTGTGATGCAGCAGTTAAGTCAGAATTGTTAA
- the EIF4A2 gene encoding eukaryotic initiation factor 4A-II isoform X4 translates to MSGGSADYNREHGGPEGMDPDGVIEIQKVILALGDYMGATCHACIGGTNVRNEMQKLQAEAPHIVVGTPGRVFDMLNRRYLSPKWIKMFVLDEADEMLSRGFKDQIYEIFQKLNTSIQVVLLSATMPTDVLEVTKKFMRDPIRILVKKEELTLEGIKQFYINVEREEWKLDTLCDLYETLTITQAVIFLNTRRKVDWLTEKMHARDFTVSALHGDMDQKERDVIMREFRSGSSRVLITTDLLARGIDVQQVSLVINYDLPTNRENYIHRIGRGGRFGRKGVAINFVTEEDKRILRDIETFYNTTVEEMPMNVADLI, encoded by the exons ATGTCTGGTGGCTCTGCGGATTACAACAG AGAACATGGCGGCCCAGAGGGAATGGACCCCGATGGTGTCATCGAG ATTCAAAAAGTAATTCTGGCTCTTGGAGACTATATGGGAGCAACTTGTCACGCCTGTATTGGTGGAACCAATGTTCGAAATGAAATGCAAAAACTGCAGGCAGAAGCACCACACATTGTTGTTGGTACTCCAGGGAGAGTGTTTGATATGTTAAACAGAAGATACCTTT ctccaaaatggatcaaaatgtTTGTTTTGGATGAAGCAGATGAAATGTTGAGCCGGGGGTTTAAGGATCAAATCTATGAgattttccaaaaattaaataCAAGTATTCAG gttgtgTTGCTTTCTGCCACAATGCCAACCGATGTGTTAGAAGTGACCAAAAAGTTCATGCGAGATCCGATTCGAATTCTGGTGAAGAAGGAAGAATTGACCCTTGAAGGAATCAAGCAGTTTTATATTAACGTTGAAAGAGAG gAATGGAAGTTGGATACACTTTGTGACTTGTACGAGACGCTGACCATTACACAGgctgttatttttctcaataCAAGGCGCAAGGTAGACTGGCTTACTGAGAAAATGCATGCCAGAGACTTCACAGTTTCTGCACTG CATGGTGACAtggaccagaaggaaagagatgttATCATGAGGGAATTCCGATCAGGGTCGAGCCGTGTTCTGATCACTACTGACTTGTTG GCTCGTGGGATTGATGTGCAACAAGTGTCTCTGGTTATAAACTATGACCTACCTACCAATCGTGAAAACTATATTCACAG AATTGGCAGAGGGGGTCGATTTGGGAGGAAAGGTGTGGCTATTAACTTTGTTACTGAAGAAGACAAGAGGATTCTTCGGGACATTGAGACTTTCTACAATACTACAGTGGAGGAAATGCCAATGAATGTGGCAGACCTTATTTAA